The Bacteroides fragilis NCTC 9343 genome includes the window GTTGAGCGAAGCCCCTTTCAGGGCGGCGGCATGGGTGGAGAAAGCCGGGTACCGCTCCAGCAGGGCGATGCGGTCGGGTATCTCGTCGAACACATCCTCCGAGAGGTAGCGGGAGCCGGTACGGGGGTAGCTCAACACCTTCTTCTCGTAAAGCGACTGGGCGACGGAGAGGGTCTTGTCCGCCGAGAAGCCGTACCTGCCGTTCGCCTCTTTCTGCAAGGCGGTCAGGTCGTAGAGCAAGGGAGGCTCTTGGCTCACCTCCCTGCGCTGCACGTCGGCAACCTGCACCGTCCCCGTTGCGGTTACAGCGGCGAGGGCGGCGTTTGCCGCCGGAAGGGTTTCGTAACGCAATTCAGAGATGGCGGCGAAAGGCGTGCCGTCCTTTTCCGCCGTGATCTTCAGCCGGAAATAGGTCTGCGGGGTGAAATCCCTGTTCTCCAGATAACGGGAGCAGATCATCATCAAGGTGGGCGTCTGCACCCGTCCAAGGGAGTAGATGCCCTGCCCGGCGGCGATGCTGAGAGCTTGGGTGGCATTCAGCCCAATCTCCCAGTCGGCGATGGCACGGGCTTCGGCGGCACGGTAGAGGTTGTCGTAGTCGCTACCGGGTCTGAGGTTGTCCAGCCCCTCCCGGATGGCACGGTCGGTCAGCGAGGAGATCCAGAGGCGCAGGCAGGGCTTGCGGCAGCCAAGGTAATTGTAGATGTACCGATGAATGGCTTCGCCCTCACGCCCGGCATCGGTCGCCACGACGATACGGTCGGAACGGTCGAAAACCTCCTTGATGACCTTCAACTGTTTGAGCACGCCGAGGTCGGGCTTGTACTCCTTGCCCTCCCGTATCTGGCGGGGGATGTACTTGAACTCCTGCGGCAGAATGGGCAGGTTCTCACGCCGGAAGCCCGTGTAGCCGTATGCTTCGGGCATGGCGAGCTGGACGAGATGGCCGAACGCCCAGGTAACGAGGTAGCCGTTACCTGAGAGGTAGCCATCGTGCCGCTCCCGGACATTCAACACGTTTGCTATATCCTTCGCTACGGAAGGCTTTTCAGCGATGACTGCTGTAATCATATTTCTTTGATTTTTAACGGTTTGACAAAAGTTATCCCGTCCGAGCGACGGGATAACCGGGTAATTCATTTACAGAATGGCGGGGGAAATCATCGGCGGACACCCCGGCTGCGCTTGGGCTTGTCGGGCTGCTCCTGCTTCTGTTCCTGTTTCCGGTCCTCTTTCTGCTCCTGCCTGCGCTCCTGCTGCTGTTTCTGCTCCCCGGTGGGTCGCTGCTGTGCGGATTGCAGGGCTTCTTTCAGGTTACGGGTCGCCTCGACGGTCTTGCCCTCGGAATTGACCGCCACCTGCACCTCGTTCTCCACGGCGGGCTTGACACGCCCCTCTTCGAGCGCCGCCTTGTAGTCCTTAGGGAACATGAAGGCGGGCTTCTCGCCGGGCTTCCATGTGATGTAGCCTTGGTAGGCTTTTCCTTTCTTGTCCACCAAGCCGGAAACCTTGACCGTTCCCCCGGCTTCGAGTTCGAGGCGGGACTTCTCGGTAAGCTCCTGCTTGCGGAAGGTCTTCGGCACCTCCTGATTGGCGGTCTGTTTCAGGTTCGCCTTGTACGCATCCATCGCCAGCCTGCCCCGGTCGCCGAAAAGAAATTCGATCTGCATCTTGGCTGCGCTGAACTGCACGGGAGCCGGGTAGAGTTTGGGCTGCTCCCCCTCCTTGGCTCTGGAAAGGAACTGGCAGACCACCGCCTCGCCCTGTTTGAGCCGGGCTATCTCGTCCGGGGTGAAGGTATGCCCGTTCTTCTCCGCCGGGATATTGACCTTGG containing:
- the topB gene encoding type IA DNA topoisomerase; the encoded protein is MITAVIAEKPSVAKDIANVLNVRERHDGYLSGNGYLVTWAFGHLVQLAMPEAYGYTGFRRENLPILPQEFKYIPRQIREGKEYKPDLGVLKQLKVIKEVFDRSDRIVVATDAGREGEAIHRYIYNYLGCRKPCLRLWISSLTDRAIREGLDNLRPGSDYDNLYRAAEARAIADWEIGLNATQALSIAAGQGIYSLGRVQTPTLMMICSRYLENRDFTPQTYFRLKITAEKDGTPFAAISELRYETLPAANAALAAVTATGTVQVADVQRREVSQEPPLLYDLTALQKEANGRYGFSADKTLSVAQSLYEKKVLSYPRTGSRYLSEDVFDEIPDRIALLERYPAFSTHAAALKGASLNRRSVDAGKVTDHHALIITECLPGELSADERTVYDMVAARLLEAFSARCLKDVTTVSFTAGNSVFTAKGTVVRSAGWRAVRNERDEDDEGTAALPPLQPGEAFLLQSAECVEKQTKPRPLHTESSLLSAMEHCGRELRDDELRDSLKGNGIGTPATRASIIETLFARDYVRREKKSLVPTDKGLAVYQIVKDKRIADVEMTGQWETALAKIESGEMNPDTFRKGIEVYAAQITEELLQVQVSVADGGHIPCPKCRSGRILLYPKVAKCSNVDCGLTVFRGKGEKQLTDSQIADLVTKGKTSLIKGFRSREGKPFDAYLTFDKDFRIVYGFPPRTDKPKGKERRR